Proteins from one Pleuronectes platessa chromosome 16, fPlePla1.1, whole genome shotgun sequence genomic window:
- the mpg gene encoding DNA-3-methyladenine glycosylase gives MAGKKRKMAAAAGDQDVNKREKQTGEEEEKRSGSLTGNDLQLRLGEEFFQQPCISLAKAFLGKVLVHRCADGAELRGRIVETEAYLGGEDQASHSAGGKRTKRNTAMFMKPGTIYVYPIYGIHLCMNVSSEGEGAAVLLRSVEPLQGQSVMRRLREARRKEGARQLKDKELCNGPSKLCQALDIPRGFDCRDLASDPEVWLEGDPNTSPAETNNIVAAPRVGIKSHGEWAKKPWRFYLRGHPCVSVLNKEAERQPQPGNVMNDLGSSDVQPDTGQNHVKRT, from the exons ATGGCAggcaagaaaagaaagatggcgGCGGCAGCAGGTGACCAAGATGTAAATAAACGTGAAAAGCAgacaggtgaggaagaggagaagagaagtggGAGTTTAACTGGGAATGACCTGCAGCTCAGACTGGGAGAGGAGTTCTTCCAGCAGCCTTGTATCAGTCTGGCTAAAGCATTCCTGGGAAAG GTGCTGGTCCACAGGTGTGCAGATGGCGCTGAGCTGCGAGGGAGAATAGTGGAAACTGAAGCCTACCTGGGTGGAGAGGACCAAGCCTCACACTCAGCGGGAGGCAAACGCACAAAGAGGAACACGGCCATGTTCATGAAGCCAGGCACAATTTATGTGTATCCCATTTATGGCATCCACCTCTGCATGAATGTGTCCAGTGAAG GGGAGGGTGCTGCCGTGCTGCTGCGCTCCGTCGAGCCCCTACAGGGTCAGTCCGTCATGAGGCGGCTGAGGGAAGCCAGACGCAAAGAGGGCGCCCGACAACTTAAGGACAAAGAGCTCTGCAACGGGCCTTCGAAGCTGTGCCAAGCTCTAGATATACCACGCGGTTTTGACTGTCGAGACCTGGCCTCAGATCCAGAGGTGTGGCTGGAAGGGGACCCCAACACAAGTCCAGCAGAAACTAACAATATAGTAGCGGCACCACGTGTTGGAATCAAGTCCCATGGCGAATGGGCCAAGAAGCCATGGCGGTTTTATCTTCGAGGGCATCCCTGTGTTAGTGTATTGAATAAAGAAGCAGAGAGACAGCCTCAGCCTGGAAATGTAATGAATGATTTAGGTTCCTCAGATGTGCAGCCTGACACAGGACAGAACCATGTCAAAAGGACTTAA
- the nprl3 gene encoding GATOR complex protein NPRL3 isoform X2, producing MMLNPSGGLPDDRKSMYSRSPNSVYKTGDKTSPISVILVSSGSRGNKLLFRYPFQRAAECPSSLPAKQRSPYAQNTTGDILEDQDGDSREQSPLTDEQLVAGFSDIILATILATKSDICGKKFELKIDNVRFVGHPTLLQHPPIIQVSKTDPSPKREMPTMILFNVVFALRANADPSVISCMHNLSRRIAIALQHEERRCQYLTREAKLMLAVQDEITTTTENGSPQSPFRQILPKCKLARDLKEAYDSLCTTGVVRLHINNWLEVSFCLPHKIHRIGGNHIPPEALECSLKAIRPYHALLLLESEKALLSQLPLDCSPAMVRLIKTCSAVKNLQQLAQDTDLALLQIFQIAAHLVYWGKAIIIYPLCENNVYMLSPHANICLYSRLAQHFAQQFPGHDLPTMLAKFSLPVSLAEFRNPLDAPAQEAQLIQMVVWMLQRRLMIQLHTYVCLLVAPNEDEPGLREEDPPLAARVGGRSLSTPSALSFGSPTSSDDMTLTSPSMDNSSAELLPGGDSPLNKRMTETLLASLSEHERQVILNIPAAQNPEDLRMFARLLHYFRGHHHLEEIMYNENMRRSQLKTLFDKFRSVLVVTNHEDPIISIFQSPME from the exons ATGATGCTAAACCCATCGGGCGGTTTACCAGATGACCGAAAATCTATGTACAGCCGGTCGCCAAACAGCGTGTACAAAACTGGCGATAAAACCAGCCCCATCAGCGTCATACTGGTGAGCTCCGGCAGCCGAGGGAACAAGCTCCTCTTCCGGTACCCTTTCCAGAGAGCGGCGGAGTGTCCGTCATCTCTCCCAG CTAAACAGCGGAGTCCATATGCACAGAACACAACTGGGGATATTCTTGAAGATCAGGATGGTGACTCAAG GGAACAATCTCCACTAACTGACGAACAGTTGGTAGCAGG GTTCTCTGACATCATCCTCGCCACCATCCTGGCCACCAAATCCGACATTTGTGGAAAGAAGTTTGAACTGAAGATAGACAATGTTCGGTTTGTGGGTCACCCGACTCTCCTCCAGCATCCACCCATCATTCAG GTTTCTAAAACAGATCCTTCCCCAAAGAGAGAGATGCCCACGATGATCTTGTTTAATGTGGTGTTTGCACTCAGG GCGAACGCCGATCCCTCCGTCATCAGCTGCATGCACAACCTGTCGCGCCGCATCGCCATCGCTCTGCAGCACGAGGAGCGGCGCTGCCAGTACCTGACCAGAGAGGCCAAACTGATGCTGGCCGTCCAGGATGAGATCACTACCACGACTGAGA ATGGAAGCCCCCAGTCCCCATTCAGACAAATTCTTCCTAAATGTAAACTAGCCAGGGACCTTAAGGAGGCATATGACAG CCTTTGTACAACTGGTGTTGTGCGACTACATATTAACAACTGGCTGGAGGTGAGTTTCTGTTTACCCCACAAGATCCACAGGATTGGTGGCAACCACATACCCCCAGAGGCATTAGAGTGCAGCCTTAAGGCCATAAG ACCGTATCATGCTCTGTTGCTACTGGAAAGTGAGAAGGCTCTACTGAGTCAGCTCCCTCTGGACTGCTCGCCTGCAATGGTGCGACTCATCAAGACCTGCTCAGCTGTGAAAAACCTGCAGCAGCTCGCCCAGGACACTGACCTGGCATTACTCCAG ATATTTCAAATCGCAGCGCACTTGGTTTACTGGGGCAAAGCAATCATCATCTACCCACTGTGCGAGAACAACGTGTACATGCTGTCTCCTCATGCCAACATCTGCCT ATACTCAAGGCTGGCTCAGCACTTTGCTCAGCAGTTTCCTGGTCATGATCTTCCAACCATGTTAGCCAAGTTCTCACTACCTGTCTCACTGGCTGAGTTCCGAAACCCCCTGGATGCTCCTGCACAGGAG GCCCAGCTGATTCAAATGGTGGTGTGGATGCTTCAGCGCCGCCTGATGATCCAGCTGCACACTTATGTTTGCCTTCTGGTAGCGCCCAACGAGGACGAGCCTGGGCTGAGGGAAGAAGATCCTCCGCTGGCCGCCAGAGTAGGAGGCCGAAGTCTCAGTACCCCTAGTGCTCTCAGCTTCGGTTCCCCAA CCAGCAGCGATGATATGACCCTCACCAGTCCCAGTATGGACAACTCCAGTGCCGAGCTGCTGCCTGGTGGAGACTCTCCACTAAATAAAAGGATGACGGAGACGCTGCTCGCCAGCCTGTCAGAGCATGAGAGGCAGGTTATACTTAACATCCCTGCAGCACAAAATCCAGAGGATCTGCGGATGTTTGCCAG GCTGCTGCACTATTTCCGGGGGCATCATCACCTGGAAGAGATTATGTACAATGAGAACATGAGGCGCTCGCAGCTCAAGACGCTGTTTGACAAGTTCCGCAGTGTCCTTGTGGTGACCAACCACGAGGATCCCATTATTTCAATCTTCCAGTCACCCATGGAGTAG
- the nprl3 gene encoding GATOR complex protein NPRL3 isoform X3 has translation MMLNPSGGLPDDRKSMYSRSPNSVYKTGDKTSPISVILVSSGSRGNKLLFRYPFQRAAECPSSLPAKQRSPYAQNTTGDILEDQDGDSRFSDIILATILATKSDICGKKFELKIDNVRFVGHPTLLQHPPIIQVSKTDPSPKREMPTMILFNVVFALRANADPSVISCMHNLSRRIAIALQHEERRCQYLTREAKLMLAVQDEITTTTETDGSPQSPFRQILPKCKLARDLKEAYDSLCTTGVVRLHINNWLEVSFCLPHKIHRIGGNHIPPEALECSLKAIRPYHALLLLESEKALLSQLPLDCSPAMVRLIKTCSAVKNLQQLAQDTDLALLQIFQIAAHLVYWGKAIIIYPLCENNVYMLSPHANICLYSRLAQHFAQQFPGHDLPTMLAKFSLPVSLAEFRNPLDAPAQEAQLIQMVVWMLQRRLMIQLHTYVCLLVAPNEDEPGLREEDPPLAARVGGRSLSTPSALSFGSPTSSDDMTLTSPSMDNSSAELLPGGDSPLNKRMTETLLASLSEHERQVILNIPAAQNPEDLRMFARLLHYFRGHHHLEEIMYNENMRRSQLKTLFDKFRSVLVVTNHEDPIISIFQSPME, from the exons ATGATGCTAAACCCATCGGGCGGTTTACCAGATGACCGAAAATCTATGTACAGCCGGTCGCCAAACAGCGTGTACAAAACTGGCGATAAAACCAGCCCCATCAGCGTCATACTGGTGAGCTCCGGCAGCCGAGGGAACAAGCTCCTCTTCCGGTACCCTTTCCAGAGAGCGGCGGAGTGTCCGTCATCTCTCCCAG CTAAACAGCGGAGTCCATATGCACAGAACACAACTGGGGATATTCTTGAAGATCAGGATGGTGACTCAAG GTTCTCTGACATCATCCTCGCCACCATCCTGGCCACCAAATCCGACATTTGTGGAAAGAAGTTTGAACTGAAGATAGACAATGTTCGGTTTGTGGGTCACCCGACTCTCCTCCAGCATCCACCCATCATTCAG GTTTCTAAAACAGATCCTTCCCCAAAGAGAGAGATGCCCACGATGATCTTGTTTAATGTGGTGTTTGCACTCAGG GCGAACGCCGATCCCTCCGTCATCAGCTGCATGCACAACCTGTCGCGCCGCATCGCCATCGCTCTGCAGCACGAGGAGCGGCGCTGCCAGTACCTGACCAGAGAGGCCAAACTGATGCTGGCCGTCCAGGATGAGATCACTACCACGACTGAGA CAGATGGAAGCCCCCAGTCCCCATTCAGACAAATTCTTCCTAAATGTAAACTAGCCAGGGACCTTAAGGAGGCATATGACAG CCTTTGTACAACTGGTGTTGTGCGACTACATATTAACAACTGGCTGGAGGTGAGTTTCTGTTTACCCCACAAGATCCACAGGATTGGTGGCAACCACATACCCCCAGAGGCATTAGAGTGCAGCCTTAAGGCCATAAG ACCGTATCATGCTCTGTTGCTACTGGAAAGTGAGAAGGCTCTACTGAGTCAGCTCCCTCTGGACTGCTCGCCTGCAATGGTGCGACTCATCAAGACCTGCTCAGCTGTGAAAAACCTGCAGCAGCTCGCCCAGGACACTGACCTGGCATTACTCCAG ATATTTCAAATCGCAGCGCACTTGGTTTACTGGGGCAAAGCAATCATCATCTACCCACTGTGCGAGAACAACGTGTACATGCTGTCTCCTCATGCCAACATCTGCCT ATACTCAAGGCTGGCTCAGCACTTTGCTCAGCAGTTTCCTGGTCATGATCTTCCAACCATGTTAGCCAAGTTCTCACTACCTGTCTCACTGGCTGAGTTCCGAAACCCCCTGGATGCTCCTGCACAGGAG GCCCAGCTGATTCAAATGGTGGTGTGGATGCTTCAGCGCCGCCTGATGATCCAGCTGCACACTTATGTTTGCCTTCTGGTAGCGCCCAACGAGGACGAGCCTGGGCTGAGGGAAGAAGATCCTCCGCTGGCCGCCAGAGTAGGAGGCCGAAGTCTCAGTACCCCTAGTGCTCTCAGCTTCGGTTCCCCAA CCAGCAGCGATGATATGACCCTCACCAGTCCCAGTATGGACAACTCCAGTGCCGAGCTGCTGCCTGGTGGAGACTCTCCACTAAATAAAAGGATGACGGAGACGCTGCTCGCCAGCCTGTCAGAGCATGAGAGGCAGGTTATACTTAACATCCCTGCAGCACAAAATCCAGAGGATCTGCGGATGTTTGCCAG GCTGCTGCACTATTTCCGGGGGCATCATCACCTGGAAGAGATTATGTACAATGAGAACATGAGGCGCTCGCAGCTCAAGACGCTGTTTGACAAGTTCCGCAGTGTCCTTGTGGTGACCAACCACGAGGATCCCATTATTTCAATCTTCCAGTCACCCATGGAGTAG
- the nprl3 gene encoding GATOR complex protein NPRL3 isoform X1 — protein MMLNPSGGLPDDRKSMYSRSPNSVYKTGDKTSPISVILVSSGSRGNKLLFRYPFQRAAECPSSLPAKQRSPYAQNTTGDILEDQDGDSREQSPLTDEQLVAGFSDIILATILATKSDICGKKFELKIDNVRFVGHPTLLQHPPIIQVSKTDPSPKREMPTMILFNVVFALRANADPSVISCMHNLSRRIAIALQHEERRCQYLTREAKLMLAVQDEITTTTETDGSPQSPFRQILPKCKLARDLKEAYDSLCTTGVVRLHINNWLEVSFCLPHKIHRIGGNHIPPEALECSLKAIRPYHALLLLESEKALLSQLPLDCSPAMVRLIKTCSAVKNLQQLAQDTDLALLQIFQIAAHLVYWGKAIIIYPLCENNVYMLSPHANICLYSRLAQHFAQQFPGHDLPTMLAKFSLPVSLAEFRNPLDAPAQEAQLIQMVVWMLQRRLMIQLHTYVCLLVAPNEDEPGLREEDPPLAARVGGRSLSTPSALSFGSPTSSDDMTLTSPSMDNSSAELLPGGDSPLNKRMTETLLASLSEHERQVILNIPAAQNPEDLRMFARLLHYFRGHHHLEEIMYNENMRRSQLKTLFDKFRSVLVVTNHEDPIISIFQSPME, from the exons ATGATGCTAAACCCATCGGGCGGTTTACCAGATGACCGAAAATCTATGTACAGCCGGTCGCCAAACAGCGTGTACAAAACTGGCGATAAAACCAGCCCCATCAGCGTCATACTGGTGAGCTCCGGCAGCCGAGGGAACAAGCTCCTCTTCCGGTACCCTTTCCAGAGAGCGGCGGAGTGTCCGTCATCTCTCCCAG CTAAACAGCGGAGTCCATATGCACAGAACACAACTGGGGATATTCTTGAAGATCAGGATGGTGACTCAAG GGAACAATCTCCACTAACTGACGAACAGTTGGTAGCAGG GTTCTCTGACATCATCCTCGCCACCATCCTGGCCACCAAATCCGACATTTGTGGAAAGAAGTTTGAACTGAAGATAGACAATGTTCGGTTTGTGGGTCACCCGACTCTCCTCCAGCATCCACCCATCATTCAG GTTTCTAAAACAGATCCTTCCCCAAAGAGAGAGATGCCCACGATGATCTTGTTTAATGTGGTGTTTGCACTCAGG GCGAACGCCGATCCCTCCGTCATCAGCTGCATGCACAACCTGTCGCGCCGCATCGCCATCGCTCTGCAGCACGAGGAGCGGCGCTGCCAGTACCTGACCAGAGAGGCCAAACTGATGCTGGCCGTCCAGGATGAGATCACTACCACGACTGAGA CAGATGGAAGCCCCCAGTCCCCATTCAGACAAATTCTTCCTAAATGTAAACTAGCCAGGGACCTTAAGGAGGCATATGACAG CCTTTGTACAACTGGTGTTGTGCGACTACATATTAACAACTGGCTGGAGGTGAGTTTCTGTTTACCCCACAAGATCCACAGGATTGGTGGCAACCACATACCCCCAGAGGCATTAGAGTGCAGCCTTAAGGCCATAAG ACCGTATCATGCTCTGTTGCTACTGGAAAGTGAGAAGGCTCTACTGAGTCAGCTCCCTCTGGACTGCTCGCCTGCAATGGTGCGACTCATCAAGACCTGCTCAGCTGTGAAAAACCTGCAGCAGCTCGCCCAGGACACTGACCTGGCATTACTCCAG ATATTTCAAATCGCAGCGCACTTGGTTTACTGGGGCAAAGCAATCATCATCTACCCACTGTGCGAGAACAACGTGTACATGCTGTCTCCTCATGCCAACATCTGCCT ATACTCAAGGCTGGCTCAGCACTTTGCTCAGCAGTTTCCTGGTCATGATCTTCCAACCATGTTAGCCAAGTTCTCACTACCTGTCTCACTGGCTGAGTTCCGAAACCCCCTGGATGCTCCTGCACAGGAG GCCCAGCTGATTCAAATGGTGGTGTGGATGCTTCAGCGCCGCCTGATGATCCAGCTGCACACTTATGTTTGCCTTCTGGTAGCGCCCAACGAGGACGAGCCTGGGCTGAGGGAAGAAGATCCTCCGCTGGCCGCCAGAGTAGGAGGCCGAAGTCTCAGTACCCCTAGTGCTCTCAGCTTCGGTTCCCCAA CCAGCAGCGATGATATGACCCTCACCAGTCCCAGTATGGACAACTCCAGTGCCGAGCTGCTGCCTGGTGGAGACTCTCCACTAAATAAAAGGATGACGGAGACGCTGCTCGCCAGCCTGTCAGAGCATGAGAGGCAGGTTATACTTAACATCCCTGCAGCACAAAATCCAGAGGATCTGCGGATGTTTGCCAG GCTGCTGCACTATTTCCGGGGGCATCATCACCTGGAAGAGATTATGTACAATGAGAACATGAGGCGCTCGCAGCTCAAGACGCTGTTTGACAAGTTCCGCAGTGTCCTTGTGGTGACCAACCACGAGGATCCCATTATTTCAATCTTCCAGTCACCCATGGAGTAG